A window of the Henckelia pumila isolate YLH828 chromosome 3, ASM3356847v2, whole genome shotgun sequence genome harbors these coding sequences:
- the LOC140893504 gene encoding uncharacterized protein, whose protein sequence is MASDSSAQYIHKVQHLIEKCMTFNMSKEECMEALSRHANIQPVITSTVWKELEKENKEFFEAYTKKREEKATEIAETTQRLHEILLDSSEKDSKDG, encoded by the exons ATGGCATCAGACTCTTCTGCTCAATACATCCACAAG GTACAACACTTGATAGAGAAGTGCATGACGTTCAACATGAGCAAAGAGGAATGCATGGAAGCACTCTCCAGACATGCAAATATCCAGCCAGTAATTACCTCCACAG TGTGGAAGGAGCTGGAGAAAGAGAATAAAGAGTTCTTTGAAGCCTACACCAAGAAAAGAGAGGAGAAAGCAACTGAAATAGCGGAGACAACTCAAAGACTCCACGAGATACTATTGGATTCTTCCGAGAAAGATTCAAAAGAtggttaa